The following are from one region of the Biomphalaria glabrata chromosome 4, xgBioGlab47.1, whole genome shotgun sequence genome:
- the LOC106072113 gene encoding cell division cycle protein 123 homolog isoform X3, with product MKISNVCNCAFPEWYSKFKTITTESILIPLPESFLTYLHTDGLVLPNSSTHGVYGKANNLIMDGDVEDEDLRDDELMRMYESDWSTGCSTLIAESPDFGEFDLKVKAAIKTLGGRVFPKLNWSSPKDASWIAFDKSLMCTCPSDVYLLLKSSQFISHDLDQPFDQCEDYQKDALLPSLTYTLVLRKWEPPNPASEFRCFVHNNKLIGVCQRNANKFYPHIIVNKNVVLEDICEFVKIHIAEKFVETNYVVDVVHVKQGHVILIDFNPFGPVTDALMFTWSELSDLITQIKELPCFRCVESEEGVQCSDYANFAFPQDIQDLAAGEDPYKFMDWMKILTQKEFDTSSSSEEEEGTANT from the exons tATTTTGATTCCACTTCCAGAGTCATTCCTCACTTACCTACATACAGATGGGCTGGTATTGCCAAACAG CTCTACACATGGTGTATATGGTAAAGCTAACAACTTAATTATGGATGGGGATGTTGAAGATGAAGATTTAAGAGATGATGAGCTAATGAGAATGTATGAG TCTGACTGGTCAACAGGTTGTAGCACACTAATAGCTGAG TCTCCTGACTTTGGTGAATTTGATCTTAAAGTGAAGGCTGCCATTAAAACACTAGGTGGAAGGGtgtttccaaaattaaactggAGCTCTCCCAAA GATGCCAGTTGGATAGCTTTTGACAAAAGTCTAATGTGTACATGCCCCAGTGATGTGTACTTGTTGTTGAAGAGTTCTCAGTTTATCTCCCATGACTTGGATCAACC ttttgatCAATGTGAAGACTACCAGAAGGATGCACTACTGCCATCTCTAACCTACACACTTGTACTCAGAAAATGGGAGCCTCCTAACCCAGCTTCAGAGTTTCGATGCTTTGTTCATAACAACAAACTCATTG GAGTATGTCAAAGAAATGCCAATAAATTTTACCCTCACATTATTGTCAATAAAAATGTTGTCCTAGAAGATATCTGCGAGTTTGTAAAGATTCACATTGCTGAGAAATTTGTAGAAACTAATT atGTTGTGGATGTAGTTCATGTCAAGCAG GGTCATGTGATACTAATAGACTTTAACCCATTTGGTCCAGTCACAGATGCTCTGATGTTTACTTGGTCTGAACTCAGTGACCTCATCACTCAGATAAAAGAG ctTCCATGTTTTCGCTGTGTTGAAAGTGAAGAAGGTGTTCAGTGCTCAGACTATGCCAACTTTGCTTTTCCACAAGACATTCAGGACTTGGCAGCTGGAGAAGATCCATACAAATTCATGGATTGGATGAAAATT CTGACACAAAAAGAGTTTGATACCAGCTCTAGTTCAGAGGAGGAGGAGGGTACAGCTAATACATAG
- the LOC106072113 gene encoding cell division cycle protein 123 homolog isoform X1 — translation MVTAEAESEFHIKMKISNVCNCAFPEWYSKFKTITTESILIPLPESFLTYLHTDGLVLPNSSTHGVYGKANNLIMDGDVEDEDLRDDELMRMYESDWSTGCSTLIAESPDFGEFDLKVKAAIKTLGGRVFPKLNWSSPKDASWIAFDKSLMCTCPSDVYLLLKSSQFISHDLDQPFDQCEDYQKDALLPSLTYTLVLRKWEPPNPASEFRCFVHNNKLIGVCQRNANKFYPHIIVNKNVVLEDICEFVKIHIAEKFVETNYVVDVVHVKQGHVILIDFNPFGPVTDALMFTWSELSDLITQIKELPCFRCVESEEGVQCSDYANFAFPQDIQDLAAGEDPYKFMDWMKILTQKEFDTSSSSEEEEGTANT, via the exons tATTTTGATTCCACTTCCAGAGTCATTCCTCACTTACCTACATACAGATGGGCTGGTATTGCCAAACAG CTCTACACATGGTGTATATGGTAAAGCTAACAACTTAATTATGGATGGGGATGTTGAAGATGAAGATTTAAGAGATGATGAGCTAATGAGAATGTATGAG TCTGACTGGTCAACAGGTTGTAGCACACTAATAGCTGAG TCTCCTGACTTTGGTGAATTTGATCTTAAAGTGAAGGCTGCCATTAAAACACTAGGTGGAAGGGtgtttccaaaattaaactggAGCTCTCCCAAA GATGCCAGTTGGATAGCTTTTGACAAAAGTCTAATGTGTACATGCCCCAGTGATGTGTACTTGTTGTTGAAGAGTTCTCAGTTTATCTCCCATGACTTGGATCAACC ttttgatCAATGTGAAGACTACCAGAAGGATGCACTACTGCCATCTCTAACCTACACACTTGTACTCAGAAAATGGGAGCCTCCTAACCCAGCTTCAGAGTTTCGATGCTTTGTTCATAACAACAAACTCATTG GAGTATGTCAAAGAAATGCCAATAAATTTTACCCTCACATTATTGTCAATAAAAATGTTGTCCTAGAAGATATCTGCGAGTTTGTAAAGATTCACATTGCTGAGAAATTTGTAGAAACTAATT atGTTGTGGATGTAGTTCATGTCAAGCAG GGTCATGTGATACTAATAGACTTTAACCCATTTGGTCCAGTCACAGATGCTCTGATGTTTACTTGGTCTGAACTCAGTGACCTCATCACTCAGATAAAAGAG ctTCCATGTTTTCGCTGTGTTGAAAGTGAAGAAGGTGTTCAGTGCTCAGACTATGCCAACTTTGCTTTTCCACAAGACATTCAGGACTTGGCAGCTGGAGAAGATCCATACAAATTCATGGATTGGATGAAAATT CTGACACAAAAAGAGTTTGATACCAGCTCTAGTTCAGAGGAGGAGGAGGGTACAGCTAATACATAG